CGATTTCGATTTCAGGTTTGAATACACCGAACCGACCAAAACCGAATCgaacatattataatatatttttcataaaatatttattataaagtctatatatatttgcaatttGGGCCTCcgttagtttttttcttttttttaaaaaaaactggGCCTCTAGTTTGTACATTAGTTGGGGCTCCAGccctttcattttattttataacattagGCCCAtttgggctttttatttttatttttttatatatattgtgatcAGATCAGATCAAATCCGGCCTCTTCATTCTAtgattctttaatttctttctatttaaacattgttatttaaaagttaaaacccatCAGATTAACTCATTACGATTAAACTAAGTAAATTTctattaaactaattaaactataaaaataaaagttagaaaACCCTACCCAGCCATACtcttcactctcactctcactagTCACTATCTTTGTTCTCTGTAGAGGTTCCTTTGTTTTCTCACATGCTTCTCACCTCGGCTCCAGGATCCGCACCAGCCTCATCACCAACCAAGTCTCCATCTCCGACTTCTTCTCCACCGTCTCATCATTCTCATGCTTCCGCTCCCACCTCAAAGCCATCGACTCCCTCTTTGGCTCCAACTCCATCCGCCACTCCTCCGTCGCCTTCCTCCGCTTCGTCAACCTCGCCTCCGGCTCCTCCCCCACCGATCACCCCAACCCCCTCCAATGCGCCGACCGTTACTCCCTCTCACAGACGACAGCACACTCCACTCTCCGGTCCCTCTCTCTCACGGTCTCTACCTCTGCCGCCGCCTCCCCACGCCGGCCTCTCCACAGTCTCTCTTGTTTGGATGGTtagaaaatttatcaaaaaaacacaTATAGACTATCACGCTGcttcagtgtttttttttttttgctacttgCTTGGTGCTTGGTGCTTGGTGTTTGGGTGGTGAGAAAACGTGGGAAAGcaaaggaaatatatatatatatataaatatatatattttcttattttggtaTGTTTTCTGATTATATAcatgattttgagttttttttttttttttttttttgcttggtgtTTGGGtgctgagaaaatgtgggaaagtAAAgagaaataggtttttttttgttttgtttttggtctcTGATCTGTTTGGTTCTAAGAAATTGGAAGCAACCAAAAACCGACCAAACCGAATCCATTGAAATCCAGTCAGTTCGGTGTCGGTACcaaatttgggaaaaatttCGGTTCGGTGGGAAAATCGCACTTCTAACCGACCGAACTGAACCGATTACACCCCTAGTAACTAggtgtttgctttttttttttttttttttttttttttttgatgtttgggttttcttttcttcggGTTGAGGGTTTTGAGAAGTTCTTGAGGGCTTCGTGATTACTGGTGTTTGTGAATGGATTGGTGTTTTTCTTCTCCATCCTTCCTGACTCCACCGTCGGCACCATCATCTCAGTCTCAGACTTATTAATCtccaaaatcaagaaacaaacttttcaaACAGAACAATACCCACAAAAAATCTTTACAAATTTCACCGATAAAACTTAAGGGATCTATGAAAAATCAAGCCTTGGGGTTTTTgagtaaagaaataaaaaagacattAACTTAGACAATATACTCACATGGGCTTCACTGTAGTTGACCACATTAGCTAAACACATCAgcaatatgagagagagagagagagagtgtgatcCCATAAGCAGACATGATGGTTCTTGAAATGGGTCtcgttgggtttgtgttttgattaAAACAGTATATGAGAATTGCAGGAAGAGTGTGAGAGATGGGTCTTGCTATTTTTCTAGacaggttttatttatttattttttgatttggtgGTGTATCATAAATAAGTATGAATGGAGTTTTGAATTTGGGGTGATGAGCTGCTTTAGGTGGTGTTAAATTTGGGGTTTTCAAATGGGTTTTCCACTATTGCTGCCTCATATTTTGAGGGTTGGAAAATGGCTTTTTGACTTGTTGGAATTTTTATTGACgagagtttttgttgtttttactTCTTTGGTTGCACTTTGGCACTGTGACTATGGTGGTGGTGAAGAGTCTTAACTTAAACTTGAGGGGATATAGGACCTTCTAATTAGTTTGTGTGACTGTCACATTATGTGAAGCCACTATGCATTGTAAGGGCAAGGCTACTGTTCACAGCCTCTTGCAGTGTCAGCTTAAGGTGCGTTGATAAGAGAGGGTTTTTGTGGTTCTACAATAGGGTTGTCCACAGTTAGTCTCCACCAAAGTCTCACATTTGGGTCGGGTATGTGTATTCACATGGGTTAAATTTCTGACCTTATGATATGGAGGCCCAGccccataatatttttattcattcattTGTTATCTGATTCTCATATAtatctttgaaattttaaaaaactttgcTCTTCCTCTTACATGATAAAACAACTTTGAATCAAAGACctattttattacatatttaCATTAACAAAAAGTCTGTAGTTTGATTATTCATTGATAACCAACTTTGAATGGATTGGTGTTTTTCTTCTTGATAATTTTCCTGATCCTTTATACATGGAGTAGC
This genomic stretch from Quercus robur chromosome 4, dhQueRobu3.1, whole genome shotgun sequence harbors:
- the LOC126722452 gene encoding protein TRACHEARY ELEMENT DIFFERENTIATION-RELATED 7A-like isoform X4, whose amino-acid sequence is MLLTSAPGSAPASSPTKSPSPTSSPPSHHSHASAPTSKPSTPSLAPTPSATPPSPSSASSTSPPAPPPPITPTPSNAPTVTPSHRRQHTPLSGPSLSRSLPLPPPPHAGLSTVSLVWMVVTVFHEFGYALQRMLTKQDEGLVSGVQGIEWDAAELSSLFMEKWCYHKDTLMSIGKHYNTKKSIPESLCTDLLKNVELFRGLVGLHQNGDFRFAVACNVHS
- the LOC126722452 gene encoding organellar oligopeptidase A, chloroplastic/mitochondrial-like isoform X1, encoding MLLTSAPGSAPASSPTKSPSPTSSPPSHHSHASAPTSKPSTPSLAPTPSATPPSPSSASSTSPPAPPPPITPTPSNAPTVTPSHRRQHTPLSGPSLSRSLPLPPPPHAGLSTVSLVWMVVTVFHEFGYALQRMLTKQDEGLVSGVQGIEWDAAELSSLFMEKWCYHKDTLMSIGKHYNTKKSIPESLCTDLLKNVELFRGLVGLHQVRMGILDLQLHAMYIPDGPKTALD
- the LOC126722452 gene encoding protein TRACHEARY ELEMENT DIFFERENTIATION-RELATED 7A-like isoform X2, which produces MLLTSAPGSAPASSPTKSPSPTSSPPSHHSHASAPTSKPSTPSLAPTPSATPPSPSSASSTSPPAPPPPITPTPSNAPTVTPSHRRQHTPLSGPSLSRSLPLPPPPHAGLSTVSLVWMVVTVFHEFGYALQRMLTKQDEGLVSGVQGIEWDAAELSSLFMEKWCYHKDTLMSIGKHYNTKKSIPESLCTDLLKNVELFRGLVGLHQICSCMQCTFLMGQKLPLIK
- the LOC126722452 gene encoding organellar oligopeptidase A, chloroplastic/mitochondrial-like isoform X3; this encodes MLLTSAPGSAPASSPTKSPSPTSSPPSHHSHASAPTSKPSTPSLAPTPSATPPSPSSASSTSPPAPPPPITPTPSNAPTVTPSHRRQHTPLSGPSLSRSLPLPPPPHAGLSTVSLVWMVVTVFHEFGYALQRMLTKQDEGLVSGVQGIEWDAAELSSLFMEKWCYHKDTLMSIGKHYNTKKSIPESLCTDLLKNVELFRGLVGLHQLHAMYIPDGPKTALD
- the LOC126722452 gene encoding probable cytosolic oligopeptidase A isoform X6 — its product is MLLTSAPGSAPASSPTKSPSPTSSPPSHHSHASAPTSKPSTPSLAPTPSATPPSPSSASSTSPPAPPPPITPTPSNAPTVTPSHRRQHTPLSGPSLSRSLPLPPPPHAGLSTVSLVWMVVTVFHEFGYALQRMLTKQDEGLVSGVQGIEWDAAELSSLFMEKWCYHKDTLMSIGKHYNTKKSIPESLCTDLLKNVELFRGLVGLHQVSVFVV
- the LOC126722452 gene encoding protein TRACHEARY ELEMENT DIFFERENTIATION-RELATED 7A-like isoform X5, which gives rise to MLLTSAPGSAPASSPTKSPSPTSSPPSHHSHASAPTSKPSTPSLAPTPSATPPSPSSASSTSPPAPPPPITPTPSNAPTVTPSHRRQHTPLSGPSLSRSLPLPPPPHAGLSTVSLVWMVVTVFHEFGYALQRMLTKQDEGLVSGVQGIEWDAAELSSLFMEKWCYHKDTLMSIGKHYNTKKSIPESLCTDLLKNVELFRGLVGLHQWSEMMAVDGLCI